One region of Limnospira fusiformis SAG 85.79 genomic DNA includes:
- the hisD gene encoding histidinol dehydrogenase produces MLRIITQWVEAQSELRRIASRTHDDTVIHKEATVREVLQTVKRQGDKALLHYTQEFDHKTLTLEQLRVSASELDVAYQQVNCELLDAIRLAKKQIEAFHRQRVPKSWVQFGDDNVVLGKRYTPVDRAGLYVPGGQACYLSTVLMNAIPANVAKVPRIVMVTPPGIDNKISPAILVAAQEAGVQEIYRVGGAQAIAALAYGTETVPKVDVITGPGNIYVTLAKKLVYGTVGIDSLAGPSEVLIIANSIASPVHVAADMLAQAEHDTMAAAILLTTDSALARQVVAEVERQLEHHPRRTMTEKAIAHYGLVVVVDSLEAAAQLSNEFAPEHLELEVEEPWELLEHIRHAGAIFLGCSTPEAVGDYLAGPNHTLPTSGAARYASALGVEVFMKHSSLIEYSPQALQKVANAVNILATAEGLPSHADSVRLRTKNQGDGDF; encoded by the coding sequence ATGCTGCGAATTATTACTCAGTGGGTTGAAGCACAATCAGAACTGCGACGCATCGCCAGTCGTACCCATGATGATACTGTTATCCATAAAGAAGCTACGGTGCGAGAAGTTCTGCAAACCGTGAAGCGACAAGGGGATAAAGCACTGCTGCACTACACCCAAGAATTTGACCACAAAACTCTGACCCTGGAACAGTTGCGGGTCAGTGCTTCGGAGTTGGATGTCGCTTATCAACAGGTTAATTGCGAACTTCTCGATGCAATTCGGTTAGCAAAAAAACAGATTGAGGCATTTCACCGCCAGCGTGTTCCTAAGTCTTGGGTTCAGTTTGGCGATGATAATGTGGTTTTAGGTAAACGATACACCCCTGTTGACCGGGCGGGTTTATATGTGCCGGGAGGCCAAGCGTGCTATCTCAGTACGGTTTTAATGAATGCTATTCCGGCTAATGTGGCTAAAGTGCCTCGCATTGTGATGGTAACTCCCCCAGGCATTGATAATAAGATTAGTCCGGCGATTTTGGTGGCGGCTCAGGAAGCTGGAGTCCAGGAAATTTATCGGGTAGGTGGCGCTCAGGCGATCGCTGCTTTGGCTTATGGTACGGAAACTGTGCCGAAAGTTGATGTGATCACAGGTCCGGGTAATATATATGTAACGCTGGCGAAAAAATTGGTTTATGGTACTGTCGGTATTGACTCGCTGGCGGGACCGTCTGAGGTGCTAATTATTGCCAATAGTATCGCCTCCCCTGTTCATGTGGCCGCGGATATGCTGGCTCAGGCAGAACATGATACAATGGCGGCGGCGATTTTGTTGACGACAGACTCGGCTTTGGCTCGTCAGGTGGTGGCTGAGGTGGAACGACAGCTTGAGCATCACCCGCGCCGAACTATGACGGAAAAGGCGATCGCTCACTATGGCTTAGTGGTGGTGGTGGACTCCCTAGAAGCAGCCGCTCAGTTATCTAATGAATTTGCTCCCGAACACCTAGAGCTAGAAGTTGAGGAGCCGTGGGAACTATTAGAACACATTCGCCATGCGGGGGCAATTTTCCTAGGTTGTTCGACCCCGGAAGCCGTGGGAGATTATTTAGCAGGTCCTAACCACACCCTACCCACTTCAGGTGCGGCTAGGTATGCTTCCGCTTTAGGGGTGGAAGTATTTATGAAACACTCCAGTTTGATTGAATATTCTCCGCAGGCGCTGCAAAAAGTCGCAAATGCTGTTAATATTTTGGCTACTGCAGAAGGGCTACCATCCCATGCAGATTCTGTTCGTCTGCGGACGAAAAATCAGGGAGATGGGGATTTTTAG
- the rpsT gene encoding 30S ribosomal protein S20, translating to MANIKSAIKRVQIAERNRLRNRTYNSAVRTLMRKYFAAVEQYAADPSDEALQEVQQRMSATTSKIDKAVKVGVLHRNNAARKKSRLARFLKRHQPNSSAQEATAS from the coding sequence ATGGCCAACATCAAATCTGCCATTAAACGAGTCCAAATTGCTGAACGCAATCGGCTGAGGAATAGAACCTATAATTCAGCCGTCAGGACTCTCATGAGAAAATATTTTGCCGCTGTTGAGCAATATGCGGCTGATCCCAGCGATGAAGCGTTGCAGGAAGTCCAGCAGCGGATGTCAGCAACCACCAGTAAAATCGATAAAGCCGTTAAGGTAGGTGTTCTGCACCGGAACAATGCGGCACGGAAAAAATCGAGATTAGCTCGGTTCTTGAAACGACACCAGCCTAATTCTAGCGCCCAGGAAGCGACAGCCTCCTAG